GGAAAATCATGAAGTAAATAAAAAAAGAATTGCAGAAGGCAAATTGCCTGCAAATTCTATTTGGCTCTGGGGTCAGGGATATAAGCCTTCCATGCCTACTATTAAAGAGGCATACGGACTCGAAGGTTCGGTCATTTCGGCCGTAGATTTAGTCAAAGGCATAGGAAAATATGCAGGACTTAAAGTTATCAATGTCCCTGGCGCTACAGGTTATTTAGACACAAATTATGCAGGCAAAGTTGAATATGGGATGAATTCTTTGCATGACGGAGATTTTGTTTATATTCATGTAGAAGCTACAGACGAAGCTTCGCATGAAGGTTCCATAGATAAAAAGCTTAGAGCTATAGAAGATTTCGATAAATTTATAGCAGGAGGAGTACTTGAAGGACTAAAAAAATTCGGCGACTATACATTAATGATTTTACCTGATCATTATAATCAGGTTAGACTAAAAAAACATACCCCTGAACCGGTTCCTTTTTGCGGTTTTTCTACCAAAACGGAAAAAAGAACTTTAGATAAATACTCTGCTATTAGTTATTCTGAAACATTAGCTCAAAACAGCGGTTTATTTTTTGGTTCGGGTTCTCAATTGTTTAAACATTTTTTAAACAACTTCAACATGTTATAAAATAAAATAAAAACAGCTTTTAACTTTTATTAGTTCCATAATTTATAACAATTTGCAAATGTAAAAAAATAAGCATTTTTATATTTTTGCTTGATTT
The Desulfurella sp. DNA segment above includes these coding regions:
- the apgM gene encoding 2,3-bisphosphoglycerate-independent phosphoglycerate mutase; amino-acid sequence: MKDALFKKLPIIIYESIVSIKGENVEIISIDLLENTYVESLTGYTKEELSDPLFWFSKIHEDDKHNILEKLSALKTDESTSCTYRFLTKDGSYLYLKNNVYILEKDGKKYMHDYSGGHITTEEAKQIIDSLRQELGSDRFRFYSGVSYRHLLVVKNININGLQTVAPHDIPDLQIDDYIPHGTPSSSEIVEVMKKAEKILENHEVNKKRIAEGKLPANSIWLWGQGYKPSMPTIKEAYGLEGSVISAVDLVKGIGKYAGLKVINVPGATGYLDTNYAGKVEYGMNSLHDGDFVYIHVEATDEASHEGSIDKKLRAIEDFDKFIAGGVLEGLKKFGDYTLMILPDHYNQVRLKKHTPEPVPFCGFSTKTEKRTLDKYSAISYSETLAQNSGLFFGSGSQLFKHFLNNFNML